A part of Podarcis muralis chromosome 13, rPodMur119.hap1.1, whole genome shotgun sequence genomic DNA contains:
- the ALDOA gene encoding fructose-bisphosphate aldolase A, with protein sequence MPHQYPALTPEQKKELSDIAHRIVAKGKGILAADESTGSIAKRLQSIGAENTEENRRFYRQLLFTADDRVNPCIGGVILFHETMYQKADDGRQFTQVIKDKGGLVGIKVDKGVVPLAGTNGETTTQGLDGLSERCAQYKKDGADFAKWRCVLKITPTTPSHLAIIENANVLARYASICQANGIVPIVEPEILPDGDHDLKRCQYVTEKVLAAVYKALSDHHIYLEGTLLKPNMVTAGHACTQKYTNEEIAMATVTALRRTVPPAVTGVTFLSGGQSEEEATINLNAINNCPLHKPWALTFSYGRALQASALKAWSGKKENLKNAQEEYIKRALANSLACQGKYVPSGKGGAAASESLFVSNHAY encoded by the exons ATGCCTCACCAATACCCAGCCTTGACACCTGAGCAGAAGAAGGAGCTGTCGGACATTGCCCACCGCATTGTGGCCAAGGGCAAAGGCATCCTTGCTGCTGATGAATCCACCG GCAGCATTGCCAAGCGCCTGCAGTCCATCGGCGCCGAGAACACCGAAGAAAACCGTCGCTTCTACAGGCAGCTGCTCTTCACCGCCGATGACCGGGTCAACCCTTGCATTGGTGGAGTCATCCTCTTCCATGAGACCATGTACCAGAAAGCCGATGATGGCCGCCAGTTCACCCAGGTCATTAAGGACAAGGGCGGCCTTGTTGGCATCAAG GTTGACAAAGGTGTTGTGCCTCTTGCTGGGACTAACGGAGAGACTACTACCCAGG GTCTGGATGGCTTGTCTGAACGCTGTGCCCAGTACAAGAAGGATGGCGCTGACTTTGCCAAGTGGCGCTGCGTCTTGAAGATCACTCCAACCACCCCTTCCCACCTGGCCATCATTGAGAACGCCAATGTGCTGGCTCGCTACGCCAGCATCTGCCAGGCG AACGGAATTGTCCCTATTGTGGAACCTGAAATCCTCCCTGACGGTGACCATGACCTCAAGCGCTGCCAGTATGTGACTGAAAAG GTTCTGGCTGCCGTGTACAAAGCCCTGAGCGACCACCACATCTACCTGGAGGGGACCCTGCTCAAGCCAAACATGGTGACCGCTGGTCACGCTTGCACCCAGAAATACACCAATGAGGAAATTGCCATGGCAACCGTCACCGCCCTGCGCCGCACTGTGCCCCCAGCAGTTACTG GTGTCACTTTCCTGTCTGGTGGCCAGAGTGAGGAAGAGGCCACCATCAACCTGAATGCCATCAACAACTGCCCCCTGCACAAGCCATGGGCCCTGACCTTCTCCTATGGCCGTGCCCTGCAAGCTTCTGCCCTCAAGGCCTGGAGTGGCAAGAAAGAGAACCTCAAGAATGCTCAGGAAGAATACATCAAGCGCGCTTTG GCCAACAGCCTTGCCTGCCAGGGCAAATATGTTCCATCTGGAAAAGGCGGAGCCGCTGCCAGCGAGTCCCTCTTTGTCTCCAATCATGCTTATTAA
- the LOC114581979 gene encoding crk-like protein: MLPQAMSAFGDAHEWYMGALSRQEAAACLQGHRHGTFLVRDSTTCPGDYVLSVSENSKVSHYIINSLPGRLRIGEHEFDGFPALLDFYRLHYLDTTTLVAPVGRVVAPASAQPPPAGEWVRALYDFVGRDQEDLPFSKGEPLRVLAKPEEQWWTAQRADGRVGMIPVPYVQPCPYAHPSSHGAPRHAPVIARAVQRRVPGASDKTALAFEVGDLIAVTKMNVNGQWEGELNGRRGHFPFTHVKVLDPEEAS, from the exons ATGCTGCCCCAAGCCATGTCGGCTTTTGGGGATGCCCATGAGTGGTATATGGGGGCTCTGAGCCGGCAGGAAGCAGCCGCCTGTCTCCAGGGACACCGCCATGGAACCTTCCTGGTACGGGACAGCACCACTTGCCCCGGCGACTACGTGCTGTCCGTCAGCGAGAACTCCAAG GTGTCTCACTACATCATAAACAGCCTCCCTGGGCGCCTGCGGATCGGGGAGCACGAGTTTGATGGCTTCCCTGCTCTGCTAGATTTCTACCGCCTCCACTACTTAGACACGACCACTTTGGTAGCCCCCGTGGGACGGGTTGTGGCGCCTGCCTCTGCCCAGCCGCCTCCCGCTGGGGAATGGGTCCGTGCTCTCTATGACTTCGTCGGCCGCGATCAGGAAGACCTCCCCTTCTCCAAGGGAGAACCCCTGAGGGTGCTGGCCAAGCCGGAAGAGCAGTGGTGGACAGCGCAGAGGGCCGATGGGCGTGTGGGCATGATCCCCGTGCCGTACGTCCAGCCCTGTCCGTACGCCCACCCGAGCAGCCACGGTGCCCCTCGCCACGCTCCGGTCATAGCGAGGGCGGTGCAGCGAAGGGTGCCCGGTGCCAGCGACAAGACGGCACTGGCCTTTGAG GTGGGTGACCTCATTGCTGTCACCAAGATGAATGTCAACGGCCAATGGGAGGGGGAGCTGAACGGGCGCCGTGGCCATTTCCCCTTCACCCACGTCAAGGTCCTGGACCCTGAAGAGGCCAGCTGA